The Virgibacillus dokdonensis genome includes a window with the following:
- a CDS encoding DUF4179 domain-containing protein yields MEKKSLQKVYKEIEVPRDSVLDAIRAGKERANHNVPKNKNNTRKIIWSIVAAATLFISSSFVSPFLSHVMAEVPLVGNVYNAFNDAVGRNLQTQDLITELNQTSSYKGIDVSVTRAYYDGAVIGVTFSVKGSLKTEEDGQVQGFYEIYDGKDGISDSKELVYLQPTENGYTGHIQFSYPKNELPSETTFPLEFKRIGGTEGSWRFDVPINQLPYEIVNVDKGTKKENSEINVHFDSITEGKASTAINYTANFPIQGKHNQVRLEVYDDQGKELFISTDGIDLETTKKDDRIIVKGRSIIPQPIKGKTNYIKIHPKVALTGEDPNEPLELDPIIIDFDK; encoded by the coding sequence ATGGAGAAAAAATCACTTCAAAAAGTATATAAAGAGATTGAAGTACCTAGAGATAGTGTTTTAGATGCAATAAGGGCTGGGAAGGAACGTGCTAATCATAATGTACCTAAAAATAAAAATAATACAAGGAAAATTATATGGTCTATAGTTGCAGCTGCAACTTTATTTATTTCTTCCAGTTTCGTTTCTCCCTTTCTATCACACGTAATGGCAGAGGTGCCATTGGTTGGGAATGTGTATAATGCCTTCAATGACGCTGTAGGTCGAAATTTACAAACTCAAGATTTGATAACAGAATTGAATCAAACATCCAGTTATAAAGGTATAGATGTATCTGTTACAAGAGCCTATTATGATGGAGCAGTCATAGGAGTTACTTTTTCTGTTAAAGGTAGTCTGAAAACAGAAGAAGATGGTCAAGTTCAAGGGTTTTATGAAATATATGATGGTAAGGATGGCATTTCCGATAGTAAAGAACTAGTGTATTTGCAGCCAACTGAGAATGGCTATACAGGACATATACAATTTAGCTACCCAAAAAATGAATTACCTTCAGAAACTACTTTTCCATTAGAATTTAAGAGGATAGGTGGTACGGAGGGAAGTTGGCGGTTTGACGTCCCGATAAACCAGTTACCATATGAGATAGTAAATGTTGATAAAGGAACTAAAAAAGAGAATTCAGAAATAAATGTTCATTTCGATTCAATTACAGAAGGCAAAGCATCTACTGCTATTAATTATACCGCTAATTTTCCAATTCAAGGAAAACATAATCAGGTACGTCTAGAGGTTTATGATGATCAAGGTAAAGAACTCTTTATCTCCACGGACGGAATTGATCTAGAAACTACCAAAAAAGACGATAGGATTATTGTTAAAGGCAGAAGTATTATTCCACAGCCAATAAAGGGGAAAACTAATTATATTAAAATTCACCCAAAAGTGGCTTTGACTGGTGAAGATCCAAATGAACCGTTAGAATTAGACCCAATAATAATCGACTTTGATAAATAA
- the modA gene encoding molybdate ABC transporter substrate-binding protein has product MKKQTILILVAVLIIITACGNASNSNSNAKGSIELTISAASSMMDVLTEIKENFEKENPNMEVTFNFGGTGALRKQVEQGAPIDVFFSASKKDYDLLLEGGYIEQGEELLHNQLVAIQPKDGSVSTLQNVVNTNQKFALGTPESVPAGFYAQEALQKMGFWDELQGQMVFAKDVSHVLQLVKDKAVSAGIVYSSDLHRVNEVDIIEKIDGALHTPISYYVAVIENGNERSQEKQAAAEQFYNYAQNETSKALFEAYGFVIRDKLVEDT; this is encoded by the coding sequence GTGAAAAAACAAACCATACTCATACTTGTAGCTGTGCTCATCATTATAACTGCTTGTGGAAATGCATCTAACTCTAACTCAAATGCCAAAGGCTCCATAGAACTTACGATTTCTGCGGCTTCCAGCATGATGGACGTATTAACAGAAATAAAAGAAAACTTTGAGAAGGAAAACCCGAATATGGAAGTAACATTTAATTTTGGAGGGACAGGGGCGCTACGGAAGCAAGTAGAACAAGGAGCACCTATTGATGTCTTTTTTTCTGCTTCTAAAAAAGATTACGATCTGTTATTAGAGGGAGGGTATATTGAACAAGGCGAGGAATTGTTACATAATCAATTAGTTGCTATCCAGCCAAAAGATGGTTCTGTTTCAACGCTACAAAATGTTGTTAACACGAATCAAAAATTTGCTCTTGGTACACCGGAATCCGTACCAGCAGGCTTCTATGCGCAAGAAGCATTACAAAAAATGGGTTTTTGGGATGAGTTGCAAGGGCAAATGGTATTTGCTAAAGACGTATCTCATGTCTTGCAATTAGTAAAAGATAAAGCGGTGTCTGCTGGTATAGTCTATAGCAGTGATCTCCATCGTGTGAACGAAGTAGATATTATAGAGAAAATAGATGGCGCATTACATACCCCAATATCCTATTATGTAGCGGTCATTGAAAATGGTAATGAACGTTCTCAAGAAAAGCAAGCAGCGGCAGAACAGTTTTATAACTATGCGCAAAATGAAACGAGTAAAGCGCTATTTGAAGCTTACGGATTTGTCATTCGTGATAAGCTGGTGGAGGATACATGA
- a CDS encoding acyl CoA:acetate/3-ketoacid CoA transferase produces MKHKGVKEMKDNLQFMSAQEAVHLINTGDRVGIGGFIGTGVAEEIHMAIENKYIETNTPQNLTLIYAAGIGDGNGASKGLNHYAHEGLIKRVIGGHWGMAPRLAPLVEENKLEAYNLPQGVITQLIRESAAGHPRLISHVGLGTFVDPDWDGGKLNAVTTEDIVEKIQFDGQDYLAYKTLPIDVAILKGTTADEKGNISLEDEPLTLNVLSFAMNARNNGGKVIVQVEKVVRESSLNPKNVHIPHVLVDAIVVVENKENHMQTFGTQYNEAFIRSDLVVNDKKSIYPLNIRKVIARRSAKTLTQSMKVINYGIGVPEVVANVLSEEGQEDHFIPTIEPGIFGGTPVGGLDFGCSINPDAIIDESYMFDYYDGGGLDIAFLGLAQCDDKGNVNVSKFGPKIAGCGGFINITQNAKKLVFCGTFTAGGLKMEVCDGRLVILQEGKVKKFTSDVEQITFSGKVAKQNEKPVLYVTERAVFELRKNGLTLIEIAPGIDLERDVLAQMEFTPLISKDLTLMDKAIFKEGPMGLIYNRSEQDMGSDFLTK; encoded by the coding sequence ATGAAACATAAAGGTGTGAAAGAGATGAAAGATAACTTACAATTTATGTCTGCTCAAGAAGCGGTACATTTGATTAACACAGGTGATAGAGTTGGAATAGGGGGATTTATTGGTACAGGAGTTGCTGAGGAAATTCATATGGCAATTGAAAATAAATACATCGAAACGAATACACCACAGAACCTAACGTTAATCTATGCCGCTGGTATAGGGGATGGAAATGGTGCATCCAAGGGGCTTAATCACTACGCTCATGAAGGATTAATTAAACGAGTAATAGGGGGGCATTGGGGAATGGCTCCTCGTCTCGCTCCACTCGTCGAAGAGAATAAGTTAGAAGCATATAATTTGCCGCAAGGGGTTATTACACAGCTCATTCGTGAAAGTGCAGCAGGTCATCCGCGTTTAATCTCTCATGTCGGCTTAGGGACTTTTGTTGATCCTGATTGGGATGGCGGTAAGTTAAATGCAGTTACCACGGAGGATATTGTTGAAAAAATTCAATTTGATGGTCAAGATTATTTAGCGTATAAAACACTGCCGATAGATGTTGCTATTTTAAAAGGTACAACCGCTGATGAAAAAGGAAATATAAGTTTAGAAGATGAACCACTAACTTTAAATGTTCTATCCTTTGCTATGAATGCCAGAAACAACGGCGGAAAAGTAATTGTTCAAGTTGAAAAGGTTGTACGGGAATCTTCACTAAATCCTAAAAATGTTCACATTCCTCATGTCTTAGTTGATGCTATCGTCGTTGTAGAAAATAAAGAAAACCATATGCAAACATTCGGCACACAATACAATGAAGCTTTTATACGTAGTGATTTGGTAGTTAATGATAAAAAATCTATCTATCCATTAAATATACGCAAAGTAATCGCAAGACGCAGTGCGAAGACCTTAACCCAATCAATGAAAGTAATTAATTATGGGATTGGTGTTCCAGAAGTGGTAGCTAATGTATTAAGTGAAGAAGGACAGGAAGACCATTTTATCCCCACGATTGAACCAGGCATATTTGGAGGAACTCCAGTTGGCGGACTTGATTTTGGATGCTCCATAAACCCGGACGCGATTATTGATGAATCGTATATGTTTGATTACTACGATGGAGGAGGACTAGATATAGCCTTTTTAGGATTAGCTCAATGTGATGATAAAGGTAATGTAAACGTTTCAAAATTCGGACCTAAAATTGCAGGCTGTGGTGGATTTATTAACATTACACAAAATGCCAAAAAGCTTGTCTTTTGTGGGACATTTACAGCTGGCGGGTTAAAAATGGAAGTATGTGATGGAAGGTTAGTAATCTTACAGGAAGGAAAAGTGAAAAAATTCACCAGCGATGTAGAGCAAATTACCTTCAGTGGAAAAGTAGCGAAACAAAATGAAAAACCTGTTTTGTATGTAACGGAGAGAGCTGTGTTTGAATTACGTAAAAATGGATTGACATTAATAGAAATAGCTCCAGGAATCGATTTAGAAAGAGATGTTTTGGCACAAATGGAATTTACACCACTGATTAGTAAGGACTTAACATTAATGGATAAAGCAATTTTTAAAGAAGGTCCTATGGGGCTCATATATAATCGGAGTGAGCAGGATATGGGTAGTGATTTTCTCACAAAATAA
- a CDS encoding alpha/beta fold hydrolase, whose product MNHVEKKQFSLDSYTLECGKAIPVTLGYETYGELNKDKSNVVVVAHYFSASSHAAGKYSPEDETSGYWDSLIGPGKAVDTNKFFVISTDNLANVQAYHPKVITTGPRTINPETGQIWGMDFPPFTFRDMAGIQHDFITKQLGIKKLHAVMGASAGGFISLNWAVHYPDMVERVIGVITNPQNPVITSFNVLQHAMRAIELDSNWNNGNYVDDQGPEEGLHLAIQMMNAGAFTPELYEDTYQRNSDEQAPYEYFHMKTGYEQQLYDAVKAGMPVMDASHWYYTCRATMMHDIAHGIGSLEEALDRIQANVLMISCTRDLLQPTIYNRRMVDTLLKLGKEAELVEIESLKGHMAGVLDGHLFSDDIRKMLQK is encoded by the coding sequence ATGAATCATGTTGAAAAAAAGCAATTTTCGTTAGACAGTTATACATTGGAATGCGGGAAAGCGATCCCTGTAACTTTAGGGTATGAGACATACGGGGAATTAAACAAAGACAAATCAAATGTAGTGGTAGTGGCACATTATTTTAGCGCTTCTAGCCATGCGGCAGGAAAGTATTCTCCTGAGGATGAGACAAGCGGCTATTGGGACTCTTTGATCGGCCCAGGTAAAGCAGTTGATACGAATAAATTCTTTGTTATTAGTACAGATAATTTGGCGAATGTACAAGCTTATCATCCGAAGGTAATTACAACAGGCCCAAGAACAATTAACCCAGAGACAGGGCAAATATGGGGGATGGATTTTCCGCCATTTACATTTCGTGATATGGCGGGTATACAGCATGATTTTATTACGAAGCAGCTAGGTATTAAGAAACTACATGCTGTCATGGGGGCTTCAGCTGGCGGGTTTATTTCATTAAATTGGGCAGTCCACTATCCAGACATGGTAGAACGTGTAATTGGAGTAATAACAAATCCACAAAATCCAGTCATAACATCGTTTAATGTGCTACAACATGCCATGCGAGCAATTGAACTAGATTCGAACTGGAACAATGGTAATTATGTGGACGATCAAGGACCTGAAGAAGGCTTGCACTTAGCTATTCAAATGATGAATGCAGGTGCGTTTACACCAGAGCTGTATGAAGATACATATCAGCGAAATAGTGATGAACAAGCTCCTTACGAATATTTTCATATGAAAACAGGTTACGAGCAACAGTTGTATGACGCTGTGAAAGCGGGAATGCCAGTTATGGATGCTAGTCATTGGTATTATACTTGTCGAGCAACGATGATGCATGATATCGCCCACGGTATAGGCTCATTAGAAGAAGCGTTAGACAGAATACAGGCTAACGTGTTAATGATTTCTTGCACGCGTGATTTACTACAGCCGACCATTTATAATCGTCGTATGGTTGATACGTTGTTGAAGTTAGGCAAAGAAGCAGAATTAGTAGAAATAGAGAGCTTAAAAGGGCATATGGCAGGCGTATTAGATGGGCATTTGTTCAGTGATGATATCCGAAAGATGCTACAAAAATAG
- the mobA gene encoding molybdenum cofactor guanylyltransferase — protein MKQDITGAVIAGGASRRFGSPKAFAKKDGKAFYQISIAVLRPLVYKIFLVTSPALAACFRHDDTDVKIIEDIPHYQGDGPLAGIYSAMTSCETEWLLTLPVDVPFMKSEVLEVLLREMGDEVDAVIPIVDEKMQVLVGLFRCTIKDKIKTQLNQEERKVDHLLEKIATRYVKIDDTKAFFNINRQSEYHKYVANIEH, from the coding sequence ATGAAACAGGATATAACTGGAGCCGTCATTGCGGGAGGGGCGTCAAGAAGATTTGGCTCCCCAAAAGCATTTGCTAAAAAAGACGGAAAAGCTTTTTATCAAATTTCCATCGCTGTATTGCGTCCGTTGGTTTACAAGATTTTTTTGGTAACTAGTCCCGCTTTAGCGGCTTGCTTTAGGCATGATGATACGGATGTGAAAATCATAGAGGATATACCGCATTATCAAGGGGATGGTCCGCTTGCAGGAATTTATTCCGCAATGACTTCTTGTGAAACAGAGTGGTTGCTCACCTTGCCTGTCGATGTGCCGTTTATGAAGTCAGAAGTACTAGAGGTTTTGTTGCGGGAGATGGGAGATGAGGTAGACGCAGTTATTCCCATAGTAGATGAAAAAATGCAAGTCCTTGTAGGGTTATTTCGTTGTACTATAAAAGACAAGATCAAAACGCAGCTTAATCAGGAAGAACGGAAGGTTGATCACTTATTGGAAAAAATAGCTACACGTTATGTGAAAATAGATGATACCAAAGCATTTTTTAATATAAATCGACAGTCCGAATATCACAAATATGTGGCTAATATAGAACATTAA
- the moaD gene encoding molybdopterin converting factor subunit 1 yields MVEVLLFAQLREDIGTDRLQVEAEEMTIHELKKQLQESYSLSQMETMMTAINEEYVMDSEVIKAGDTIAFIPPVSGG; encoded by the coding sequence ATGGTAGAGGTTTTATTATTTGCACAGCTTCGAGAAGACATAGGAACAGACCGTTTACAAGTAGAGGCTGAAGAAATGACTATTCATGAATTGAAAAAGCAACTTCAGGAAAGCTATTCGTTATCGCAAATGGAAACAATGATGACAGCAATTAATGAGGAATATGTAATGGATTCAGAAGTGATAAAAGCTGGGGATACAATTGCTTTTATTCCTCCTGTAAGCGGAGGGTAA
- a CDS encoding MogA/MoaB family molybdenum cofactor biosynthesis protein, with protein MLQDHRKTSPKAVTCAILTISDTRNKETDKSGRFIQSFLGEEGHTVSAYDVIPDEKCMIEMHINSYGTDIEAVIINGGTGISKRDVTIEAVKPLLDKELPGFGELFRMLSYQLDIGSASMLSRAVAGVSQNRVIFAIPGSSGAVKLAMEKLILPELGHLVMEVSKDLEQG; from the coding sequence TTGTTACAAGACCATCGAAAGACATCACCAAAGGCTGTAACATGTGCTATTTTAACCATCAGTGATACAAGAAATAAGGAAACCGATAAAAGTGGAAGATTCATTCAATCCTTTTTGGGAGAGGAAGGTCATACTGTTTCTGCTTACGATGTAATCCCAGATGAAAAATGCATGATTGAAATGCATATAAACAGCTATGGAACAGACATAGAAGCTGTGATTATAAATGGAGGTACAGGCATTTCCAAACGCGATGTCACCATTGAAGCTGTCAAGCCATTATTAGATAAAGAATTACCTGGCTTTGGTGAGTTATTTCGTATGCTTAGTTACCAATTGGACATCGGTTCAGCAAGCATGCTATCAAGAGCAGTCGCCGGCGTTTCGCAAAATCGTGTTATTTTTGCCATACCAGGTTCTAGTGGGGCGGTAAAACTAGCGATGGAAAAGTTAATCTTGCCTGAATTGGGACATCTTGTCATGGAAGTTAGCAAAGATTTAGAGCAAGGTTAA
- the moaA gene encoding GTP 3',8-cyclase MoaA, with protein sequence MDVRRKGKGGGCLSEMKDKFGRPLHDLRISVTDRCNFRCRYCMPKEMFGNDFSFMKREQLLSFEEIERVAKIFVSLGIRKIRLTGGEPLLRKDLPVLIDKLMSIHGLEDVALTTNASLLERMAPRLKEAGLHRVNVSLDAINDDVFMTINDAAYKTEMILRGIDKAKEVGLGVKVNMVVKKGMNDHQVIPMATYFKKRGITLRFIEFMDVGTANGWNFRQVMTKKELYDELFKHFALEAVNPAYVGEVAKRYRYVGTNTEVGFITSVSESFCSTCTRARVAADGKLYTCLFASNGLDLKSILRSNSGDEAVRAAIVSTWQNRTDRYSDERTEESAKNKTKIEMSYIGG encoded by the coding sequence ATGGACGTAAGAAGAAAGGGAAAAGGAGGGGGTTGCTTGTCTGAAATGAAAGATAAATTTGGACGTCCTTTACATGACTTGCGAATTTCTGTGACAGATCGTTGTAATTTTCGTTGTAGATATTGTATGCCAAAGGAAATGTTTGGCAACGATTTTTCGTTTATGAAAAGAGAGCAGTTGCTTTCATTTGAAGAGATAGAGCGAGTGGCGAAAATTTTTGTTTCATTAGGAATAAGGAAAATTCGCTTAACGGGCGGAGAGCCTTTGTTGCGTAAAGATTTACCAGTGTTAATTGATAAGCTAATGTCTATTCATGGATTAGAAGATGTTGCATTGACAACGAACGCCTCATTATTGGAGCGAATGGCTCCTCGTTTGAAGGAGGCAGGTTTGCATAGGGTGAATGTGAGCTTAGATGCCATAAACGACGATGTTTTTATGACAATTAATGATGCCGCTTACAAAACGGAAATGATTTTAAGGGGGATTGATAAGGCTAAAGAAGTCGGGTTAGGCGTTAAGGTCAATATGGTAGTAAAAAAAGGAATGAATGATCATCAAGTAATTCCAATGGCTACTTATTTTAAGAAACGTGGAATTACGTTGAGATTTATTGAATTTATGGACGTTGGTACAGCGAACGGTTGGAACTTTCGTCAAGTGATGACAAAAAAAGAACTTTATGATGAATTATTCAAGCATTTTGCTTTAGAAGCCGTAAACCCTGCTTACGTTGGTGAAGTTGCGAAAAGGTATCGTTATGTCGGAACGAATACAGAAGTTGGCTTTATTACCTCTGTTTCCGAGTCTTTTTGTTCTACTTGCACAAGAGCAAGAGTTGCGGCTGATGGGAAGCTATATACATGCCTCTTTGCATCTAATGGGTTAGATTTAAAAAGTATACTACGTTCTAATTCTGGTGATGAAGCTGTGCGTGCAGCGATTGTATCGACGTGGCAGAACAGAACGGATCGGTACTCGGATGAACGAACAGAAGAGTCGGCAAAGAATAAGACAAAAATTGAAATGTCTTATATAGGTGGCTAA
- a CDS encoding MFS transporter, which produces MNEAIQKNGVRAYIMETIMFFTYAFFAVSWIAGTTLTSQIMEHFKLTDFASATFISNAITVAKIIGNLLAAWFLVKLQPKKAIAFASLLIVLGSGLGVFVTEYWMFVVTRFITGFGGALYIVYFGPIVIRYFDPKRRSTINGINAAAYNVGSIIAMVVVTPVFTWLVTWQNSILFFTACSLVLFVLWLIFGEDFELNQTSNDQKTVKAYTFKDGLKDKFNYVFPFTYAGLLLLYIVILTIFPVSDSAAINPKTLSTVVAIAGVVGTIFGIMVTKRFARRLPVLRWSGLAMTVSAVIMVMTTSGALALAMAALVGFFMFLPMTALVTIPQELPDMTPSKLTLIMGFFWSFAYMFETVAYYFVGVLIDVSGFQAGLYCAILLSLSFFIGSFLLPETGGKTEDQKQAIS; this is translated from the coding sequence ATGAATGAAGCGATTCAGAAAAATGGCGTTAGGGCATATATCATGGAAACGATTATGTTTTTTACGTATGCATTTTTTGCGGTTAGCTGGATTGCGGGGACGACACTGACCTCGCAAATTATGGAGCATTTTAAGTTGACAGATTTTGCTTCCGCGACATTTATTTCAAATGCAATTACGGTTGCTAAAATTATAGGTAATCTACTAGCAGCATGGTTTTTGGTTAAACTACAACCGAAAAAAGCAATTGCTTTTGCTTCGTTGTTAATTGTACTCGGAAGTGGTTTAGGTGTGTTCGTAACGGAATATTGGATGTTTGTTGTAACAAGGTTTATTACTGGTTTTGGGGGAGCCCTATATATTGTATATTTTGGACCAATTGTTATTCGTTATTTTGATCCAAAACGACGCTCTACTATTAATGGGATTAATGCAGCAGCTTATAATGTGGGAAGTATTATTGCTATGGTTGTTGTAACACCTGTTTTTACGTGGCTAGTAACTTGGCAAAATAGTATCCTGTTTTTTACAGCCTGTAGCCTTGTGTTATTCGTATTATGGCTCATATTTGGGGAAGATTTTGAACTAAATCAAACCTCTAACGATCAAAAAACGGTGAAAGCATACACATTTAAAGATGGTTTAAAGGATAAGTTTAATTATGTCTTTCCGTTTACTTATGCTGGCTTGTTATTGTTATATATCGTTATTCTTACAATTTTCCCAGTTTCAGATAGTGCTGCGATCAATCCAAAAACGCTGAGTACAGTAGTAGCGATCGCCGGAGTAGTCGGAACGATATTTGGAATTATGGTAACGAAGCGATTTGCTCGCCGTTTGCCAGTACTTCGTTGGTCAGGGCTAGCGATGACGGTATCAGCTGTAATCATGGTCATGACAACATCGGGTGCATTGGCGTTAGCTATGGCAGCACTGGTCGGATTCTTCATGTTCTTGCCAATGACAGCGTTGGTTACGATTCCACAAGAGCTTCCTGATATGACACCAAGCAAATTAACGTTAATCATGGGATTCTTCTGGTCGTTTGCTTATATGTTTGAAACGGTTGCCTATTATTTTGTGGGAGTGTTAATTGATGTATCTGGCTTCCAGGCTGGATTATATTGTGCGATTCTATTAAGCTTATCATTTTTTATTGGTTCCTTCTTACTACCAGAAACAGGAGGGAAGACAGAAGATCAAAAGCAAGCAATCAGCTAA
- a CDS encoding sigma-70 family RNA polymerase sigma factor: MNELTLVKKAIKGNRECLEELLVLHGDQLYRTAYLYVRNREDALDVVQETSYKAFLSIGQLKNEKYFLTWLTKILINCSYDVLKKSKKELPLSNMIELTTDEREKREENLDLLEAINRLNEKHKNAIILFYFQDLSISEVAKVMKIPENTVKTFLSRGKARLKKLLGGMNYNGEKITSKSI; encoded by the coding sequence ATGAATGAACTTACACTTGTTAAAAAGGCGATAAAGGGAAACAGGGAATGTCTAGAGGAATTACTTGTTTTGCACGGCGATCAACTGTATCGCACTGCTTACTTATATGTTCGGAATCGCGAAGATGCTTTAGATGTTGTCCAGGAGACATCTTACAAAGCTTTTTTATCAATTGGTCAATTAAAAAATGAAAAATACTTTTTAACTTGGCTAACAAAAATACTTATAAATTGTTCGTATGATGTATTGAAAAAGAGCAAGAAAGAATTACCTCTGAGTAATATGATCGAACTTACTACGGATGAACGGGAAAAAAGAGAGGAGAATCTGGACTTATTAGAGGCAATTAATAGGTTGAACGAAAAGCACAAAAATGCGATTATTCTTTTTTACTTTCAAGATCTCTCTATAAGTGAGGTAGCTAAGGTAATGAAAATACCTGAAAATACGGTAAAAACCTTTTTGAGCAGGGGGAAAGCTCGATTAAAAAAATTGTTAGGAGGAATGAACTATAATGGAGAAAAAATCACTTCAAAAAGTATATAA
- a CDS encoding acetyl-CoA C-acetyltransferase: MTKVYVIDARRSAIGSFLGTIASVPPSDLAAQVMKSIIQYHQLNGSEIDEVIIGNVLSAGQGQNIARQASIKAGLPESVPAYTMNMVCGSGMKSLMTAYSSILTNMADLMLVGGVEVMSQAPFVTTAEVRTGKKLGNLQLHDSMVQDGLTDAFHHYHMGITAENIAERYHITREEQDRFALTSQQRAIKANDSGRFEAEIVPVEFMDRKKHLMTFKEDEYPNYSTTLDKLARLRPAFKKDGTVTAGNASGINDGAAILLVASEAAVMKYQLEPIAEIVAVGQGGIDPAVMGLGPVKAIQHLFSKTDVNPEQVELIELNEAFASQSIGVIKELQEMYGWTKEWIESTVNVNGGAIALGHPLGASGARIITTLVHEMQKRTITYGLASLCIGGGMGTATLLKSIE; encoded by the coding sequence ATGACAAAAGTATATGTAATAGATGCTAGACGAAGTGCGATTGGATCTTTTTTAGGTACAATTGCTTCTGTACCGCCCAGTGATTTAGCTGCTCAAGTAATGAAAAGTATCATTCAGTACCATCAACTAAATGGTAGTGAAATAGACGAGGTAATTATTGGAAATGTATTATCTGCGGGGCAGGGGCAAAACATTGCTAGACAAGCAAGTATAAAAGCTGGATTACCTGAATCCGTTCCGGCTTACACAATGAATATGGTTTGTGGCAGTGGCATGAAATCTTTAATGACTGCTTATAGTAGCATTTTAACTAATATGGCTGATCTTATGTTAGTTGGTGGCGTTGAAGTGATGTCACAGGCTCCTTTCGTAACAACGGCAGAAGTTAGAACTGGTAAGAAGCTTGGGAACCTTCAATTGCATGACAGTATGGTTCAAGATGGTTTAACCGATGCATTTCATCATTATCATATGGGGATAACTGCTGAGAATATTGCTGAAAGATATCATATAACCAGAGAAGAGCAGGACAGATTTGCTCTAACATCGCAGCAACGAGCTATCAAAGCAAATGATAGTGGTCGTTTTGAAGCTGAAATTGTACCTGTGGAGTTTATGGATCGTAAAAAGCATCTTATGACATTTAAAGAAGATGAATATCCCAATTACTCTACTACTCTTGATAAGCTTGCCCGTTTAAGACCAGCGTTTAAGAAGGATGGGACGGTTACTGCTGGAAATGCTTCTGGCATTAATGATGGAGCAGCTATACTCTTAGTAGCTTCTGAAGCTGCAGTAATGAAATATCAGCTTGAGCCAATTGCTGAGATTGTTGCGGTTGGACAAGGTGGAATAGACCCAGCTGTTATGGGGTTAGGTCCTGTAAAAGCGATTCAACATCTATTTAGTAAAACAGATGTGAATCCAGAACAGGTGGAGCTAATAGAGTTAAATGAAGCATTTGCTTCTCAATCTATCGGAGTAATCAAGGAGCTTCAGGAAATGTATGGTTGGACGAAAGAATGGATCGAATCAACTGTAAATGTTAATGGTGGAGCTATCGCGCTAGGTCATCCTTTAGGGGCTTCCGGTGCGCGGATTATTACTACACTTGTACATGAAATGCAAAAGCGAACGATAACATATGGGCTCGCATCTCTTTGTATTGGTGGAGGAATGGGTACAGCTACATTATTAAAATCTATAGAGTAG